In the Lysinibacillus sp. PLM2 genome, one interval contains:
- the hag gene encoding flagellin — MRIQHNISALNTHRNLGFNNTQASKNLEKLSSGYKINRAGDDAAGLAISEKMRGQIRGLDMAAKNAQDSVSLIQTAEGALNETHAILQRMRELAVQSANDTNVSSDRQALQLEIESLAEEITRISTDTEFNTQKLLDGSFGDGTKIGSGNSFDVTQATASTGKVFHIGANSGQKINLSISNMSATALGVKAIDSATAKIGSAGTIGAGVNIETQSGADNAISVIDSAIKRVSETRASLGAVQNRLEHTINNLGTTSENLTAAESRIRDTDMAAEMMSFTKNNILMQAAQSMLAQANQQPQGVLQLLG; from the coding sequence ATGAGAATTCAACACAACATTTCTGCTTTAAACACTCACCGTAACCTAGGTTTCAACAACACTCAAGCTTCTAAAAACCTTGAGAAATTATCTTCTGGTTACAAAATCAACCGCGCTGGTGACGATGCTGCTGGTTTAGCAATCTCTGAAAAAATGCGTGGACAAATCCGTGGTCTTGACATGGCTGCTAAAAACGCACAAGATTCAGTTTCTTTAATTCAAACTGCTGAGGGTGCACTTAACGAAACACACGCTATCCTACAACGTATGCGTGAATTAGCTGTACAATCTGCAAACGATACAAACGTATCTTCAGACCGTCAAGCATTACAACTTGAAATTGAATCTCTAGCAGAAGAAATCACTCGTATTTCAACTGATACAGAGTTCAATACTCAAAAATTATTAGACGGTTCTTTTGGTGATGGTACTAAAATTGGTTCAGGTAACAGCTTTGATGTAACTCAAGCTACAGCATCTACTGGTAAAGTGTTCCATATCGGTGCTAACTCTGGTCAAAAAATCAATTTATCTATCTCTAACATGAGTGCAACTGCTTTAGGTGTTAAAGCTATCGACAGTGCAACTGCTAAAATTGGTTCAGCTGGTACAATCGGTGCTGGTGTTAACATCGAAACTCAATCAGGTGCAGATAATGCAATTTCAGTAATTGATTCAGCTATTAAACGCGTATCTGAAACTCGTGCATCATTAGGTGCTGTTCAAAATCGTTTAGAGCACACTATTAACAACTTAGGAACAACTTCTGAAAACTTAACAGCTGCTGAATCTCGTATCCGCGATACAGATATGGCTGCAGAAATGATGAGCTTCACTAAGAACAATATCTTAATGCAAGCTGCTCAATCTATGTTAGCTCAAGCTAACCAACAACCACAAGGTGTTCTTCAATTATTAGGATAA